Proteins encoded by one window of Lutibacter sp. A64:
- a CDS encoding sulfatase-like hydrolase/transferase, whose protein sequence is MTKSSSVFSFISFADEQVGKVMTALKNSKFNDNTIVILVSDHGYNQGEKEFIYKNNLWEETTRIPMLVRSPKFKKYAGQKVEHPVSLIDVYPTIADLCNIEKSNLKNNNGALLSGFSMKPFLENPKNGNGMVQM, encoded by the coding sequence ATAACTAAGTCTTCAAGCGTATTTAGTTTTATAAGTTTTGCAGATGAGCAAGTAGGTAAGGTTATGACCGCTTTGAAAAATAGTAAATTTAATGATAATACTATTGTTATTTTAGTTAGTGATCACGGTTATAATCAAGGTGAAAAAGAATTTATTTACAAAAATAATTTATGGGAAGAAACTACACGAATTCCTATGCTGGTTCGCTCCCCAAAATTCAAAAAATATGCAGGGCAAAAAGTGGAGCATCCAGTTTCGTTAATAGATGTGTATCCAACAATTGCAGACCTGTGTAATATTGAAAAAAGTAATCTTAAAAATAACAACGGTGCATTGTTAAGTGGCTTTAGTATGAAACCTTTTCTAGAAAATCCTAAAAATGGAAATGGGATGGTCCAGATGTAG
- a CDS encoding sulfatase yields MKAKQLFFLILFSVIISFTGFAQKKKQPNVLFIAIDDLRAELGTYGSEIVKSPNIDTLANVGVQFNHAYVQQAICGPSRASIMTGSYPETINVIDLFQDFRDNRPSIVTLPQHFKENGYETVYLGKVFHGVFTDDEMSWSRKPIKAKKDSNVPNIEGGYALAESQLMYLKNKVALEAKYGEKLIRENWLNKGPALESADVPDETYDDGYNTLSAIETLNDMVKNNDKPWFLALGFKKPHLDWIAPKKYWDMYDEAKIPIATQVNPPKDGATMGLSESLELRVSADMPKKGNFSPELQRQLRHGYYACISYIDAQVGKMIQALKDSGTYENTIIVLWSDHGFNLGEMGYWGKATNYEIATRVPFIISAPGITDKTKGQKANATVELIDLYPTLCDLAELNKPNHLEGESLVSILKKPKSKSKKPAFSVFPTPALREWAARPFTAPFRTTFFMPLIEKIETKIKLQMGEKWNRKTFEQFVMGYAMRTDDYRFVIWKDRRRPNNAPLYVELYDHKNDPNETINIANQNPTLVKELLEKFNKSYK; encoded by the coding sequence ATGAAAGCCAAACAACTATTTTTTCTTATTCTATTTTCTGTAATTATTTCCTTTACAGGCTTCGCCCAAAAAAAGAAACAGCCAAATGTATTGTTTATTGCTATTGATGATTTACGTGCTGAACTTGGTACTTATGGTTCAGAAATCGTAAAATCTCCTAATATAGATACCTTAGCAAACGTTGGGGTTCAATTTAATCATGCTTATGTTCAACAAGCTATTTGCGGTCCATCACGTGCTAGTATAATGACAGGATCTTACCCAGAGACTATAAATGTTATTGATTTATTTCAAGATTTTAGAGACAATCGTCCTAGTATTGTAACCCTACCTCAACATTTTAAAGAAAACGGATATGAAACAGTATATCTTGGAAAAGTATTTCACGGCGTATTTACTGATGATGAAATGTCATGGAGTAGAAAACCAATTAAAGCAAAAAAAGACTCAAATGTACCAAATATAGAAGGTGGTTATGCCCTTGCTGAAAGTCAATTAATGTATTTAAAAAACAAAGTAGCTTTAGAAGCTAAATATGGTGAAAAACTAATTCGTGAAAACTGGCTAAACAAAGGGCCTGCTTTAGAATCTGCTGATGTTCCAGACGAAACTTATGACGACGGTTATAATACACTTTCTGCAATAGAAACATTAAATGATATGGTTAAAAATAACGACAAGCCTTGGTTTCTAGCTTTAGGCTTTAAAAAACCTCATTTAGATTGGATAGCTCCAAAAAAATATTGGGATATGTATGATGAAGCAAAAATTCCAATTGCAACACAAGTAAACCCTCCTAAAGATGGTGCTACTATGGGATTATCAGAATCATTAGAATTACGTGTTTCAGCAGACATGCCTAAAAAAGGTAATTTTAGTCCAGAATTACAACGTCAATTACGTCACGGATATTATGCTTGTATAAGTTATATTGATGCGCAAGTTGGAAAAATGATTCAAGCTTTAAAAGACTCTGGAACCTATGAAAATACTATTATTGTTTTATGGTCAGACCACGGATTTAATCTTGGCGAAATGGGTTATTGGGGAAAAGCTACAAATTATGAAATTGCAACTCGTGTTCCATTTATTATTTCAGCACCTGGAATAACAGATAAAACTAAAGGGCAAAAAGCAAATGCAACTGTAGAATTAATAGATTTATACCCAACTTTATGTGATTTAGCTGAATTAAATAAACCTAATCATTTAGAAGGTGAAAGTTTAGTTTCCATACTAAAAAAGCCTAAATCAAAATCTAAAAAACCAGCATTTAGTGTATTTCCAACACCTGCATTACGAGAATGGGCTGCAAGACCTTTTACAGCTCCGTTTAGAACTACTTTTTTTATGCCTTTAATTGAAAAAATTGAAACTAAAATTAAGTTACAGATGGGCGAAAAATGGAATAGAAAAACTTTTGAGCAATTTGTAATGGGATATGCAATGAGAACAGATGATTATCGTTTTGTTATTTGGAAAGATAGAAGACGCCCAAACAACGCGCCTTTATATGTAGAGCTTTACGATCATAAAAATGATCCAAATGAAACTATTAATATTGCAAATCAAAATCCAACACTTGTAAAAGAATTATTAGAAAAGTTTAATAAAAGTTATAAATAA